The following proteins are encoded in a genomic region of Neomicrococcus aestuarii:
- a CDS encoding RES family NAD+ phosphorylase — MSPAFPPEDLDCVDPDNCPVAISDLVAHAQAGTLPVATLDEGTQWHRIYDSRFGRTEFNPGLGNARFSPFDSKSDGERVPSLYLASSPGAALLETVLRNLGPTGPREADEASFVGMLHVHLDLQQSCRVADLRDNQLSLLKLSRESIASSSAEHYPCTRTVAKEIHASPQKLCGVLWHSRQVEMNGLPPEEALVLFGDQLPPPHQLLDLPPTKQAIGSLFEGQGRVYLDELLEELGVSVADLERPLLIAPPDGVVDEPLREN, encoded by the coding sequence ATGAGTCCGGCATTCCCGCCTGAGGACCTGGACTGCGTCGATCCTGACAACTGCCCTGTAGCCATCAGCGACCTAGTTGCGCATGCGCAGGCAGGTACGTTGCCGGTGGCGACCCTCGACGAAGGAACTCAATGGCATCGAATCTACGATTCCCGCTTTGGGCGCACTGAGTTTAACCCTGGCTTAGGCAACGCACGGTTCTCACCCTTTGACTCGAAGTCCGATGGCGAGCGAGTACCTTCCCTCTACTTGGCAAGCTCACCCGGTGCCGCACTCCTAGAGACAGTCCTGCGGAACTTGGGCCCAACTGGCCCTCGCGAGGCAGACGAAGCCTCATTCGTAGGTATGCTTCACGTCCACCTCGACCTTCAACAGAGCTGTAGAGTCGCGGATCTTCGTGATAATCAGCTAAGCCTCTTGAAGCTCTCGCGCGAATCCATCGCTTCCAGTTCCGCAGAGCACTACCCCTGCACCCGCACGGTGGCCAAGGAAATTCACGCATCGCCTCAAAAGTTATGTGGAGTCCTCTGGCACTCGCGGCAGGTTGAGATGAATGGCCTACCTCCCGAGGAAGCGCTCGTGCTATTCGGGGATCAGCTGCCGCCACCGCATCAACTTCTGGATCTTCCACCCACCAAGCAAGCTATCGGCTCACTCTTTGAAGGTCAGGGTCGCGTGTACCTTGATGAACTTCTCGAAGAACTTGGCGTTAGCGTTGCCGACCTTGAGCGACCACTCCTTATCGCACCTCCTGATGGTGTCGTCGATGAGCCACTCCGCGAAAACTAA
- a CDS encoding anthrone oxygenase family protein: MFDLILVVAIVTNGLLAGLFFAFTCAISPAFRRVDDATYVSAFRAINAAILNGWFLTVFFVAPLSSLVSSVFVLWKDGSASVILVLAGAVCSALTFGITAAANVPLNRLLEQSPTGTIAQQTNARRDFEDRWNRWNLARTLTSSGTLAFLAAALAG, from the coding sequence ATGTTTGACCTCATTTTGGTAGTCGCGATCGTCACCAACGGACTGCTCGCTGGGCTGTTCTTCGCCTTCACGTGCGCCATCAGCCCAGCGTTCCGCCGCGTCGACGACGCCACCTACGTCTCAGCGTTCCGTGCCATCAACGCGGCGATCTTGAACGGGTGGTTCCTGACGGTCTTCTTCGTGGCGCCGCTATCGTCGCTTGTCAGTAGCGTTTTTGTTCTCTGGAAGGACGGATCTGCATCTGTGATCCTGGTACTTGCGGGAGCGGTCTGTTCGGCACTGACGTTCGGCATCACGGCGGCCGCGAACGTGCCGCTCAATCGCCTCCTCGAGCAATCGCCCACCGGCACTATTGCGCAACAGACGAATGCGCGGCGTGATTTCGAGGACCGCTGGAACCGGTGGAATCTCGCACGCACGCTCACCAGTAGTGGGACGCTCGCGTTCCTCGCCGCGGCGCTTGCGGGGTAG
- a CDS encoding NmrA family NAD(P)-binding protein has protein sequence MYVIAGATGRVGSATAKNLLDAGAEVRVLVRRPQDAGTWEAQGAQASVVVLEDRAALGEALAGSTGFFALLPFDLGADDPEAHADALIASIAEAVADQRVPHVVVLSSGGADLAEGTGPIDGLYRLEQALLATGAKVTALRSGHFQEKVADVIDVARQEGVYPVFAASADQPIPMVATQDLGAVAAQALLSPPASSEAVDIVGPSYSEREVAKILGDALGRELHVATLPEEAWADALQDAGFRPHVAASLAELYRADERGLLLPRGDRSVRVSTPLETTIGKMLGS, from the coding sequence ATGTACGTCATCGCAGGAGCAACGGGTCGAGTTGGATCGGCCACGGCAAAGAATTTGTTGGACGCGGGAGCCGAGGTTCGCGTGCTGGTTCGCCGCCCGCAGGACGCTGGAACGTGGGAGGCGCAGGGAGCGCAAGCAAGCGTCGTCGTACTGGAAGACCGGGCCGCGCTGGGGGAGGCGCTCGCCGGAAGTACCGGGTTTTTCGCGCTGTTGCCGTTTGACTTGGGCGCCGATGACCCGGAGGCGCACGCCGACGCGTTGATCGCCTCCATCGCCGAGGCCGTCGCGGATCAGCGCGTGCCGCATGTGGTGGTGCTGTCCTCTGGCGGCGCCGATCTGGCCGAGGGAACCGGGCCCATTGACGGGTTGTATCGGTTGGAGCAGGCGCTTCTTGCCACGGGTGCGAAGGTGACGGCGCTGCGTTCGGGGCACTTCCAGGAGAAGGTCGCCGACGTGATCGACGTTGCCCGCCAGGAGGGCGTGTATCCGGTGTTCGCGGCTTCTGCCGACCAGCCGATTCCGATGGTTGCCACGCAGGATCTGGGCGCGGTCGCAGCCCAAGCGCTGTTGTCACCGCCGGCCAGCAGTGAAGCGGTGGACATCGTGGGGCCTTCGTATTCCGAGCGGGAGGTTGCGAAGATTCTGGGCGATGCCTTGGGGCGCGAGTTGCACGTCGCGACGCTCCCCGAAGAGGCGTGGGCGGATGCGCTCCAGGACGCCGGGTTCCGACCGCACGTTGCCGCGAGTCTCGCGGAGTTGTACCGGGCGGATGAGCGCGGGCTGCTCTTGCCGCGCGGAGACCGTAGCGTCCGAGTGAGCACGCCACTTGAGACGACTATCGGCAAGATGCTGGGGTCCTGA
- a CDS encoding AraC family transcriptional regulator: MDRIPRGEGQDRLARVLHTLRMRSTFYCHAELGEPWALEMPAISNSVSFHVVTAGSCWLRVPGAEPLELRAGDLALVPHGLGHDLLSAPDARSGPRVDLLPQKYLSKHYSVLQHGGSGRASQLICGVVTFDDPAARELMRTLPAVLFIGGDTFTASSTIRDTLRLMAGELSHLQPGGEAVATRLADILVVQAIRAWLTSSHDDAASGWLRALHDERVGRVLEAIHENPGDEWNLERLAQLATMSRSSFSSRFTELVGEAPIAYLTRWRMNVAHSRLLEEDVTVARLAAELGYQSEAAFNRAFARIIGRSPGSLRRRRA, encoded by the coding sequence ATGGATCGAATACCACGCGGCGAAGGGCAGGATCGGCTGGCCCGAGTGCTGCACACGTTGCGGATGCGCAGTACGTTTTACTGTCACGCGGAGCTTGGTGAACCGTGGGCGTTGGAGATGCCGGCTATCTCGAACTCGGTGAGTTTCCATGTGGTGACGGCGGGTTCATGCTGGCTGCGTGTGCCGGGCGCTGAGCCGCTCGAGCTGCGCGCGGGAGACCTCGCGCTGGTGCCGCACGGTTTGGGGCATGACCTGCTGAGCGCCCCCGATGCTCGGAGTGGCCCTCGGGTGGATCTGCTTCCGCAAAAGTATTTGAGCAAGCATTATTCGGTGCTGCAGCACGGCGGTTCGGGTCGGGCTTCGCAGCTGATCTGTGGCGTGGTGACGTTCGATGATCCCGCGGCCCGCGAGCTCATGCGCACCCTGCCGGCGGTCCTGTTTATTGGCGGGGATACCTTTACTGCGTCGTCGACCATCCGGGATACGTTGCGCCTGATGGCCGGTGAGCTCTCCCACCTGCAACCCGGCGGCGAAGCTGTCGCGACGCGCCTTGCGGACATTCTGGTGGTGCAAGCGATCCGCGCGTGGCTCACTTCCTCGCACGACGACGCAGCCTCCGGCTGGCTCCGCGCCCTTCACGATGAGCGCGTTGGGCGGGTGCTCGAAGCAATCCATGAGAATCCAGGCGACGAGTGGAATCTCGAGCGTTTGGCGCAGCTAGCGACCATGTCCCGATCTTCGTTCAGCTCCCGCTTCACCGAGCTCGTGGGTGAAGCGCCGATCGCCTACCTGACTCGCTGGCGCATGAACGTCGCGCATTCTCGGTTGCTCGAAGAAGACGTGACCGTGGCCAGGCTCGCTGCCGAGCTCGGCTACCAATCCGAAGCCGCGTTCAACCGCGCCTTCGCCCGAATCATCGGCCGCTCCCCCGGCTCACTTCGCCGGCGGCGCGCGTAA
- a CDS encoding FAD-dependent oxidoreductase, whose product MKNSYPVVVIGAGPIGLAAAAHLLERNLDVRVLEAGASAGAAMQAWGHIKLFSTWRYNIDAASRRLLETTTDTYTATWEAPRETKLPAGADMVNEYLAPLSEHPELAPRISYGHRVTNVTRVREDGGGVDKTRTGGRKESLFLVRTQTETGVEDILARAVIDASGTWNSPNPVGRSGIEAIGEAAARDAGFITTPLPDPLGADFDGFAGKTVLVLGAGHSAANTLISLGKLRQKHPETTIYWGLRGVANPVRLYGGGALDELPARGQLGTSLRKFVENGDIAILENVSVTALEADDRLTVKLADERTLDVDLLVPATGFRPDLRMLSELRLDMDLMVEAPRELGPLIDPEFHSCGTVKAHGERALSHPETDFYIVGMKSYGRAPTFLMATGYEQVRSIVAALAGDRAAADSVELELPATGVCSSDLGGSCDAPAPAASADAGASADSCCSAPEPASETAAASSSCCSTPAPQPVTIGFGPRG is encoded by the coding sequence ATGAAGAATAGCTACCCCGTCGTCGTCATTGGGGCTGGACCCATCGGTCTTGCCGCGGCCGCGCACTTATTGGAACGAAATCTGGACGTTCGCGTGCTCGAGGCTGGCGCCAGCGCAGGCGCGGCCATGCAGGCGTGGGGCCACATCAAGCTCTTCTCCACGTGGCGCTACAACATTGACGCGGCATCGCGCCGACTTTTGGAAACCACCACTGATACTTACACCGCCACGTGGGAGGCTCCCCGCGAGACGAAGCTGCCCGCCGGTGCCGACATGGTCAACGAGTACCTCGCGCCGCTCTCCGAGCATCCCGAACTGGCGCCTCGCATCTCTTACGGTCACCGCGTCACGAACGTGACCCGCGTCCGCGAAGACGGTGGGGGAGTCGATAAGACCCGAACCGGCGGCCGCAAGGAATCCCTGTTCCTCGTGCGCACGCAAACGGAAACCGGAGTTGAGGACATTCTCGCTCGCGCCGTGATCGACGCCTCCGGTACCTGGAATTCTCCGAATCCCGTGGGTCGATCGGGGATTGAGGCAATCGGTGAAGCTGCGGCTCGCGACGCCGGATTCATCACGACGCCGCTGCCGGATCCGTTGGGTGCCGACTTCGACGGGTTCGCGGGTAAGACTGTTTTGGTATTGGGTGCCGGGCACTCGGCTGCGAACACGCTCATCAGTCTGGGCAAGCTACGCCAGAAGCACCCGGAAACTACTATTTACTGGGGCTTGCGCGGAGTCGCGAATCCAGTCCGGCTGTATGGCGGCGGTGCTCTTGACGAGCTCCCCGCACGTGGCCAACTGGGAACGTCACTGCGGAAGTTCGTCGAAAATGGTGACATCGCCATTCTCGAGAACGTATCCGTCACTGCACTTGAGGCTGACGACCGCTTGACGGTCAAGCTCGCCGATGAGCGCACCCTCGACGTCGACCTATTGGTTCCAGCCACCGGCTTCCGGCCCGACCTGCGCATGCTCTCAGAGCTACGCCTGGACATGGACCTCATGGTGGAAGCTCCGCGCGAGCTTGGCCCGCTGATCGACCCCGAGTTCCACAGCTGCGGAACCGTGAAAGCTCACGGCGAGCGAGCGCTTTCCCATCCGGAAACCGACTTCTACATTGTGGGTATGAAGAGCTACGGCCGCGCACCAACGTTCCTCATGGCCACCGGCTACGAGCAGGTCCGATCCATTGTGGCCGCACTCGCAGGCGACCGCGCTGCTGCCGATTCCGTCGAGCTCGAGCTGCCGGCAACAGGCGTGTGCTCGTCAGATCTTGGTGGATCGTGCGATGCCCCGGCCCCCGCGGCCTCTGCCGATGCGGGCGCCTCCGCTGACTCTTGCTGCTCGGCCCCTGAGCCTGCCAGCGAAACTGCAGCTGCGTCGTCGTCCTGCTGCAGTACTCCCGCCCCGCAACCGGTGACGATCGGCTTCGGCCCGCGGGGCTAA
- a CDS encoding type IV toxin-antitoxin system AbiEi family antitoxin domain-containing protein, producing the protein MTYRQELREMAAVSHGVVTLAEAEDAGIPAVELRKLAARGALRAFGNGVYTHRDIQATSFTKPMIAVALAGRDAFLHRESVFKLLELLPVDVPKIQVGTSRRVRRALPAWMELEYRTDLMDDEDDVDNINDNLIFYRGVRSTTVGRALADVRRDMSTLQRLEVAELAIRNGYVTSQYSANGPLL; encoded by the coding sequence ATGACATATCGGCAAGAATTGCGTGAAATGGCGGCCGTTAGTCACGGCGTGGTGACACTTGCAGAGGCTGAAGATGCCGGCATTCCGGCGGTTGAACTGCGCAAACTTGCAGCCCGCGGAGCCTTACGAGCATTTGGGAACGGCGTCTACACGCACCGCGATATCCAGGCTACGTCGTTCACGAAACCCATGATTGCCGTTGCCCTCGCGGGGCGAGATGCGTTCTTGCACCGCGAATCGGTCTTCAAGCTCTTGGAACTACTGCCCGTTGATGTCCCTAAAATTCAAGTTGGCACGAGTCGCCGCGTGCGCAGAGCGCTGCCCGCGTGGATGGAGCTGGAATATCGCACCGATCTGATGGACGACGAGGATGACGTCGACAACATCAATGACAACCTGATCTTCTACCGCGGTGTTCGCTCAACAACCGTGGGGCGAGCGCTCGCAGACGTGCGAAGGGACATGTCAACACTTCAACGGCTAGAGGTGGCTGAACTCGCCATTCGAAATGGATACGTCACCTCGCAGTATTCCGCTAATGGGCCGCTGCTTTAG